The Cyprinus carpio isolate SPL01 chromosome A3, ASM1834038v1, whole genome shotgun sequence genomic interval GGAGAGTATTTTGGAAAATCTTTGGTTTGTATAATTACAGTTTTCCTCATtattgttaaagtcaacatgaaatcagcaTTGAcattggtttatttgtgttcctgCTTATGTTGTGAATGATCCATCAGTGATATTCCTGTAAAGAAAGTACTGTTTGTCTTCATAGTTACTTATTAAAAAGTTATCTCTTGCTCCACCTCTGAAACATTTTCTGCTGATATTACCCATGTTACACCGGCTGCTGGTTCATGTGAACCAATAGTTACAATAGTCATGTAATGCAGTCTTGCCAATAGTTAACatagtaatttaataatgctGGTTAATGTCATAATATCAGTATCCACCTTATGTTACACATAAGAGCGGCACAGCCATTTGTATcttgaatgtgtgagacttctgtccacttccagttattttagctgtacgaaaacagtctgttatgatgcttgatattgcaaactggtatttcttctcatattactttaatgttatttactttactttaattataaacacactgttttgtagcacaaatagtttcactgtttactgcactttgttatacTTGTAGTTCTTTACCTGTAGCGGCTGATGAATccgaagtcttgcacattcacagaaaatcttacttctgcttttaaaaaaatacgGCTGAGAGGTGCTTAATCTACGCTTAAATATGAAGTGAGCATAAATTTGGTTTAGGAGATGCTCTGGATACTGATGGACACTCTCATGGTGGGCTTTATACCATGGTACGTCCATGACACtgcagaagtaaaatgggttacGAATGTGGTTTCATGTTGAATTTAGGTGAATTTGATTTGATCCAGTATTATTTCTATCAGCAGTTGTTAACTTCATACAAACAGATGAGATCACACTAATGACTGTTGATTTATTACAGATTTATGTGATTGACAGCTCAGACAGAAAACGCTTTGATGAAACGGCACAGGTGAGACCTTCATCACTGTCTGTATTATATATCAGCGGACAGTAAGCTGCCATTTAAATTTCACTGAATATGAAGAGATTGTTAAGCAATATGTGGAAGAAAACCACATGTTGTCAGTGGACCATCAGCCAGTCTAATAATGTTGACATTTTTCTTCTTGAAAACCTAACCTCACTAAATGatggccctctctctctctcacttcactgtctctctgtgtgtgtgtgtgtgtgtgtgtgtgtgtgtgtgtgtgtgtgtgtgtgtgtgtgtgtgtgtgtgtgtgtgtgtgtgtgtgaaatgtccACCGTCATCAGGAGTTGGCAGAGTTGCTCGATGAGGAGAAACTGAACATGGTGCCCCTGTTAATATTTGCCAACAAGCAGGACATGACGATGGCAGCGACGGCAGCAGAGATCGCAGAGAGCCTGAACCTGCACACCATACGAGACCGGATATGGCAGATCCAGCCCTGCTCTGCTCTCACTGCAGAGGGAgtccaggtacacacacacacacacaaacacacacacacactggtattcctatcattatgggtttattccataggcataatgttttttctactgtacagtacaaactttattttctatcccctaaccctagccctcacacaaaactacaggcattttttgttttcaaaaaacttAATATGATTCATAAGCTAGAAAACATGGCGACCAAAAAAATGCCCCTACATGGTcagaatttactggtattactccAGTAAATTCTGTGGAGACATTTGATCCCCATAATGTATGGAAtaccagctacacacacacatacagtgttcaTGTGAGAGACACTGATGTAGACATGCTCTCTGTCTGCTGTAGGAAGGGATGGTCTGGCTCTGCAGGAACATTCCCACCAGGAGGAAATGACTGACCAGAGTTTGAATTTAATCTTGAGTCAGTGCTGCTGCTGCAAGACCCTGTATTCTGTGTTGTAATGTATTTATCAGCAGGGACACGTTCTCCTGTTCGTAAAATGGCCAATGACAAGCACCAGCTGGGTTTTTTATTGATGGGATGCTCAagtatagtatttatttgtaGAGAAGCTTTTATAGGCCAGGTTTTCACACTAATGATCTCATCCGGTCACTGATGATGACAATTTACTGGTGTTATTGGTAATAAACAAGTTTCATTTAGAACTATTAGTGCCTCTTTGTGTTTGTCTTGTGAATCACTAGATTCTCTGAACGAATATGCAGTTCTTCATGATGAACACTAGATGGACACCTTTCCCAGCATTCACTATTATTGTGCTGCAGCAACACTGATGGGCAGAAAAGCATTTTCATACACAACAGCAAATTATGAGTTATATGAGCAATCAAGTTTAGTCCCGTTTTATCCACTTGTAATGGAGATAGTGATCAGTGAGAAGAGTCTCCCTGTATCACAGGCCTCTCTGCCACAAAACACTCCCTCAGTGCTAGACTCATTTTAGCCTGCAGTTTTGCACCTGTGCATCTTTCT includes:
- the LOC109087881 gene encoding ADP-ribosylation factor-like protein 3 isoform X2, with amino-acid sequence MGLLSVLRRLKNSPEQEVRILLLGLDNAGKTTILKQLASEDISHITPTQGFNIKSVQSQGFKLNVWDIGGQRKIRPYWRNYFENTDLLIYVIDSSDRKRFDETAQELAELLDEEKLNMVPLLIFANKQDMTMAATAAEIAESLNLHTIRDRIWQIQPCSALTAEGVQEGMVWLCRNIPTRRK
- the LOC109087881 gene encoding ADP-ribosylation factor-like protein 3 isoform X1, whose protein sequence is MGLLSVLRRLKNSPEQEVRILLLGLDNAGKTTILKQLASEDISHITPTQGFNIKSVQSQGFKLNVWDIGGQRKIRPYWRNYFENTDLLIYVIDSSDRKRFDETAQELAELLDEEKLNMVPLLIFANKQDMTMAATAAEIAESLNLHTIRDRIWQIQPCSALTAEGVQTCSLSAVGRDGLALQEHSHQEEMTDQSLNLILSQCCCCKTLYSVL